A DNA window from Halococcus salsus contains the following coding sequences:
- a CDS encoding ion transporter, which produces MVRIASGYRAAKRTTHRLLTVGKGGRVAGAVDVFIAGLIVANLVAVALGTVDPVFDRYRGLLYRFNAVSVGVFTVEYGLRVWSATAADGYDHPVFGRLRFMARPECLVDLLAIAPFYVGITLFGGDGRLLRGFRLVRFFRLAKLVRYSDSVARFERVLRRKTDDLVVALGGTTLLVVCSSSLLYFVEHEAQPEAFSSIPAALWWGVVTLTTVGYGDVYPVTPLGKLLGGLVAVLGTGLVALPASILASGFIHDDTEPSRCPHCGEAIE; this is translated from the coding sequence GTGGTTCGGATCGCCTCCGGCTACCGAGCGGCCAAACGCACGACTCACCGGCTCCTGACGGTCGGGAAGGGCGGCCGAGTGGCGGGAGCAGTCGACGTCTTCATCGCAGGGCTGATCGTCGCGAACCTCGTCGCCGTCGCGCTCGGAACGGTCGACCCGGTGTTCGACCGGTATCGAGGACTCCTCTACCGGTTCAACGCGGTTTCGGTCGGGGTGTTCACCGTCGAGTACGGCCTCCGGGTCTGGTCGGCGACGGCCGCCGACGGCTACGACCACCCGGTCTTCGGCCGGCTCCGCTTCATGGCCCGCCCCGAGTGTCTCGTCGACCTCCTCGCGATCGCCCCGTTCTACGTCGGGATCACGCTGTTCGGCGGCGACGGCCGTCTCCTCCGGGGGTTTCGACTGGTCCGGTTCTTCCGGTTGGCCAAGCTCGTGCGCTACTCCGACTCGGTCGCCCGGTTCGAGCGCGTGTTGCGTCGCAAGACCGACGACCTGGTCGTGGCGCTCGGCGGGACAACACTGCTCGTCGTCTGTTCGTCGAGCCTGCTGTACTTCGTCGAACACGAGGCCCAGCCCGAGGCGTTCTCCAGCATTCCGGCGGCGCTCTGGTGGGGCGTCGTCACGCTCACGACGGTCGGCTACGGCGACGTCTACCCGGTGACGCCGCTCGGGAAGCTCCTCGGCGGGCTGGTCGCCGTGCTCGGCACCGGCCTGGTCGCGCTCCCCGCGAGCATCCTCGCCTCGGGGTTCATCCACGACGACACGGAGCCGTCGCGGTGTCCCCACTGCGGCGAGGCGATCGAGTGA
- a CDS encoding WD40/YVTN/BNR-like repeat-containing protein has translation MSDPTTNRGEWRAVESPTDRTLLAVTETAAGPVAVGEGGLVLARDESGWHPLVESGPATRGNRLTCAAATADRNRVWFAGDSGALGRYDTETGRKEDFSAPMGKTSTWEALAVAGTDTERLSVANGSGEVLPIECDDHGCPSYGDVTKPAGGSTIAALAADGSSLYAADTSGTVLERVDGSWHRIGIENAEVNFFDLSAAGGSLLVAGGDGRLYRYDRPCRNWTPVAVGEATVHGLARPAGSDDGAVAVGAGGTIHERTPDRGWCRLDSPVEADLLAVACGTTDVAVGADGTIIER, from the coding sequence GTGAGCGATCCCACGACCAATCGGGGGGAGTGGCGGGCGGTCGAGTCCCCGACCGACAGAACACTACTGGCCGTCACCGAGACCGCCGCCGGCCCCGTCGCGGTCGGCGAGGGCGGTCTCGTGCTCGCACGCGACGAGTCGGGCTGGCACCCCCTCGTCGAGTCAGGCCCCGCGACCCGGGGGAACCGACTCACCTGCGCCGCGGCCACGGCCGACCGGAACCGGGTCTGGTTCGCGGGCGACAGCGGCGCGCTCGGGCGCTACGACACCGAAACCGGTCGAAAGGAGGATTTCAGTGCCCCGATGGGGAAGACCAGCACCTGGGAGGCGCTCGCGGTCGCCGGAACCGACACGGAGCGCCTCTCGGTCGCGAACGGCTCTGGCGAGGTGCTCCCGATCGAGTGCGACGACCATGGCTGTCCCTCGTACGGCGACGTCACCAAGCCCGCCGGCGGCTCGACGATCGCGGCGCTCGCCGCCGACGGGTCGTCGCTCTACGCAGCCGATACGAGCGGCACCGTGCTCGAACGGGTCGACGGGAGCTGGCATCGCATCGGGATCGAGAACGCCGAGGTGAACTTCTTCGACCTGTCCGCCGCCGGCGGGTCGCTGCTGGTCGCCGGCGGCGACGGGCGGCTCTACCGCTACGACCGACCGTGTCGGAACTGGACGCCCGTCGCGGTCGGCGAGGCGACGGTTCACGGGCTCGCCCGGCCCGCGGGGTCGGACGACGGTGCGGTCGCGGTCGGTGCGGGCGGTACGATCCACGAACGAACCCCGGACCGGGGCTGGTGTCGGCTCGACTCCCCGGTCGAAGCCGACCTGCTCGCCGTCGCCTGCGGCACGACCGACGTCGCCGTCGGGGCGGACGGAACCATCATCGAACGCTGA
- a CDS encoding heavy-metal-associated domain-containing protein, with translation MVRHRLSIDGMTCRGCEAVLTREIEAIDDVTDVTADHETGLVAFATDDTTTGSYVEQAVNDLGYEVTGHESE, from the coding sequence ATGGTGCGTCACCGACTCTCCATCGACGGGATGACCTGCCGGGGTTGCGAAGCCGTTCTCACACGCGAGATCGAGGCCATCGACGACGTCACGGACGTCACTGCCGACCACGAGACGGGGCTCGTTGCGTTCGCGACCGACGATACGACCACCGGTAGCTACGTCGAACAGGCCGTCAACGACCTCGGCTACGAGGTCACGGGACACGAATCGGAATAG
- a CDS encoding cbb3-type cytochrome c oxidase subunit I, with product MTREESPTDVDRRTLPGAFGWLTTLDHRDIGVLYVVFGVAAGLLGGLDALLLRTGLLTPAADVWEAGTYDELFTTHGLTMLFLFVTPVTFGLANRVVPSLVGAREMAFPRLNAVAFWLLPPAFLLVRAGTVADVFGVGSITPPATGWTFYPPLSTVSTNVGLDCTLLGLHLSGVATMLGAANLAVTVVAEREVGWHRLDVFSWTMLATSGLVLVAFPVLGTALVCLLADRNLGTTFFAVEGGGPLLWQHLFWFFGHPEVYILALPPMGILSHLIPKFSGRELFGYEYIVYSTLAIAVLSFGVWAHHMFTTGIDPRIRASFMAVTLAIALPSAVKVFNWLATMWGGNIRLTVPMLFCVGAIGNFVLGGVTGVFLAAVPVDLVYHGTYYVVGHFHLVLVGMVVFALFAACYFWFPLFTGRLFDPTLARAHFWLTTVGVAVTFLTMLALGAAGLPRRMATYPVRFAGFHQVITLGAFLIGFAQVLWVWNVVASWRAGPVVESADVWDLRENGGLTREWRAFERRLAAEAPDTDAEDDPADRPTHRDR from the coding sequence ATGACCCGCGAAGAATCGCCGACCGACGTGGACCGTCGCACGCTTCCCGGCGCGTTCGGGTGGCTCACCACCCTCGACCACCGGGACATCGGCGTGCTGTACGTCGTCTTCGGGGTCGCGGCGGGGCTGCTCGGCGGCCTCGACGCGCTCCTGCTCCGGACCGGGCTGCTCACCCCGGCCGCCGACGTCTGGGAGGCGGGAACCTACGACGAGCTGTTCACCACCCACGGCCTGACGATGCTGTTCCTGTTCGTCACGCCGGTGACGTTCGGGCTGGCGAACCGAGTGGTGCCATCGCTGGTCGGGGCCCGCGAGATGGCCTTCCCACGGCTCAACGCCGTCGCATTCTGGCTCCTCCCGCCGGCCTTCCTCCTGGTGCGTGCCGGGACGGTCGCCGACGTGTTCGGGGTCGGTTCGATCACCCCGCCGGCGACCGGCTGGACGTTCTACCCGCCGCTCTCGACGGTCTCGACCAACGTCGGCCTCGATTGCACGCTGCTCGGGCTCCACCTGAGCGGGGTCGCCACGATGCTCGGCGCGGCGAACCTCGCCGTCACGGTCGTCGCCGAACGCGAGGTCGGCTGGCACCGCCTCGACGTCTTCTCGTGGACGATGCTCGCCACGAGCGGCCTCGTGCTCGTCGCCTTCCCCGTGCTCGGAACTGCCTTGGTCTGCCTGCTCGCCGACCGGAACCTGGGAACCACCTTCTTCGCCGTCGAGGGCGGCGGGCCGCTGCTCTGGCAGCACCTCTTCTGGTTCTTCGGCCACCCCGAGGTCTACATCCTCGCGCTCCCGCCGATGGGGATCCTGAGCCACCTGATCCCGAAGTTCAGCGGGAGAGAGCTGTTCGGCTACGAGTACATCGTCTACTCGACGCTCGCGATCGCGGTGCTCTCCTTCGGGGTCTGGGCCCACCACATGTTCACGACGGGCATCGACCCCCGGATCCGGGCGAGTTTCATGGCCGTCACGCTCGCGATCGCGCTCCCGAGCGCGGTCAAGGTCTTCAACTGGCTCGCCACGATGTGGGGCGGGAACATCAGGCTCACCGTCCCGATGCTGTTCTGCGTCGGGGCGATCGGTAACTTCGTTCTCGGCGGCGTCACCGGCGTCTTCCTCGCGGCGGTTCCGGTGGACCTCGTCTACCACGGCACCTACTACGTCGTGGGCCACTTTCACCTCGTTCTCGTCGGGATGGTGGTGTTCGCGCTGTTCGCGGCGTGTTACTTCTGGTTCCCGCTCTTCACCGGGCGGCTGTTCGATCCGACCCTCGCACGGGCGCACTTCTGGCTGACGACGGTCGGCGTCGCGGTCACCTTCCTCACGATGCTGGCGCTCGGGGCGGCGGGGCTCCCGCGCCGGATGGCGACCTATCCCGTCCGCTTCGCCGGCTTCCACCAGGTGATCACCCTCGGCGCGTTCCTCATCGGCTTCGCGCAGGTGCTCTGGGTCTGGAACGTGGTCGCCTCGTGGCGTGCGGGTCCCGTCGTCGAGTCGGCCGACGTCTGGGACCTCCGCGAGAACGGCGGGCTGACACGCGAGTGGCGGGCGTTCGAGCGACGATTGGCGGCCGAGGCCCCCGACACCGACGCCGAGGACGACCCCGCCGACCGCCCCACCCACCGCGACCGGTAA
- a CDS encoding transporter: protein MTPDSTRRRTDPDHLDIVTGRTAAAAAVVGFDVAVFAALRYAPEYLRLLGNGPLFIGLFGSLAALAGLVYPALDAGLDRLGSLAGPVLAGLASFGLVCWLLVPQVGAGRPTTLVFVGLFLVGLWPAFDLGIGLDAVVPRHVAERVPHALRHDRASRYAAILLGLLALVWVLVEVSPARAAIQVVLGLAAGLGLTTAVFLAVRDDSTTGVLSSTSGEPSTARRRRLRGALAAFRSLPRASRQLALGETLVALAVGMVSVFLVITVTSVLRIDIVLLGFRFRPDAFFGLCLLAETLVALVAPRPLDHLADRLGRERVATALLLVAALFPVALVAAPANPAVVAALFAAFGLYHAGLPLGRRAVESTLDADDVDRYRLLRAAVRVPTALIGGVVYAASPTLAFGLATVVGAVGVREFLVGATWPVEST, encoded by the coding sequence ATGACACCCGACAGCACCCGCCGCCGCACCGATCCCGACCACCTCGATATCGTGACCGGTCGCACTGCGGCCGCGGCGGCGGTCGTCGGCTTCGACGTCGCGGTCTTCGCGGCGCTCCGGTACGCCCCGGAGTACCTCCGGCTGCTCGGCAACGGCCCGCTGTTCATCGGTCTCTTCGGCAGCCTCGCGGCCCTGGCCGGGCTGGTGTACCCCGCGCTCGATGCGGGACTGGACCGGCTCGGTTCGCTGGCCGGTCCGGTGCTCGCGGGGCTCGCCTCGTTCGGCCTGGTCTGCTGGCTCCTCGTCCCACAGGTCGGGGCGGGCCGACCCACGACACTGGTGTTCGTTGGGCTGTTCCTCGTCGGGCTGTGGCCCGCCTTCGACCTCGGTATCGGCCTCGACGCGGTCGTGCCACGGCACGTCGCCGAACGCGTTCCGCACGCGTTGCGACACGACCGGGCCTCGCGGTACGCCGCCATCCTGCTCGGCCTCCTGGCCCTGGTCTGGGTGCTGGTCGAGGTCTCGCCGGCGCGCGCCGCGATCCAGGTCGTGCTCGGGCTCGCGGCCGGGCTCGGGCTGACGACCGCCGTGTTCCTCGCGGTCCGTGACGACTCCACGACCGGGGTGCTGTCCAGCACGTCCGGCGAGCCGTCGACCGCTCGCCGCAGGCGGCTCCGTGGGGCGCTCGCCGCGTTCCGCTCGCTGCCGCGCGCGTCGCGCCAGCTCGCCCTCGGCGAGACCCTGGTCGCGCTCGCGGTCGGGATGGTGTCGGTGTTCCTCGTCATCACCGTGACGAGCGTGCTCCGGATCGACATCGTACTGCTCGGCTTTCGGTTCCGGCCCGACGCGTTCTTCGGGCTCTGCCTGCTGGCCGAGACCCTGGTCGCGCTCGTCGCCCCCCGCCCGCTCGACCACCTCGCCGACCGGCTCGGCCGTGAGCGCGTCGCGACGGCACTGCTCCTCGTCGCGGCGCTGTTCCCGGTCGCACTGGTCGCCGCGCCCGCGAACCCCGCGGTCGTCGCGGCGCTGTTCGCGGCGTTCGGCCTCTACCACGCCGGGCTCCCGCTCGGTCGGCGCGCCGTCGAATCGACCCTCGACGCCGACGATGTCGACCGCTACCGACTGCTCCGGGCGGCGGTTCGCGTTCCAACCGCCCTGATCGGCGGGGTGGTCTACGCCGCGAGCCCGACGCTCGCGTTCGGCCTCGCGACCGTGGTCGGCGCGGTCGGGGTGCGCGAGTTCCTCGTGGGGGCCACCTGGCCCGTGGAGTCGACCTGA
- a CDS encoding fumarylacetoacetate hydrolase family protein, protein MATMRFRDPAGSIRTGTPTDDGVEFGGEHYGLDEVDVLAPCDPSKIICVGLNYEDHAEEEGMDLPERPLLFLKPPNAVSGHGDTVTLPEGKEKVEHEAELAVVIGEQCKNVAAEDAMDVVAGFTCADDVSNRDDQRVEQNWVRGKAFDNSCPLGPVLADPEDVPDDASVELRLNGETVQSSSRAEFVFSVPELIEEITQYMTLEAGDVIITGTPAGVGELEDGDEVEVEVEGVGTLEHTVAR, encoded by the coding sequence ATGGCAACGATGCGCTTTCGCGACCCGGCCGGTTCGATTCGCACGGGTACGCCGACCGACGACGGCGTCGAGTTCGGTGGCGAGCACTATGGCCTCGACGAGGTCGACGTCCTCGCACCGTGTGACCCCTCGAAGATCATCTGTGTCGGCCTCAACTACGAGGACCACGCCGAGGAGGAGGGCATGGACCTCCCCGAGCGCCCGCTGCTCTTCCTGAAGCCGCCGAACGCGGTCTCGGGCCACGGCGACACCGTCACCCTCCCCGAAGGAAAGGAAAAGGTCGAACACGAGGCCGAACTCGCCGTCGTGATCGGCGAGCAGTGTAAGAACGTCGCGGCCGAGGACGCCATGGACGTCGTCGCTGGGTTTACCTGCGCCGACGACGTCTCGAACCGCGACGACCAGCGCGTCGAGCAGAACTGGGTTCGCGGCAAGGCCTTCGACAATTCCTGTCCGCTCGGCCCGGTGCTCGCCGACCCCGAGGACGTCCCGGACGACGCGAGCGTCGAACTCCGGCTCAACGGCGAGACCGTCCAGTCCTCCTCGCGCGCGGAGTTCGTCTTCTCGGTGCCCGAACTCATCGAGGAGATCACCCAGTACATGACGCTCGAAGCGGGCGACGTTATCATCACCGGCACGCCCGCCGGCGTCGGCGAACTCGAAGACGGCGACGAGGTCGAAGTCGAGGTCGAGGGTGTCGGCACCCTCGAACACACCGTCGCGCGATAG
- a CDS encoding glycerate kinase type-2 family protein: MTTTSPNARRRLARECVTAGIEAAHPERVVHDAVTLDGDTLRIRETTFDLATYDSVTLLGGGNAASQVAAAVEDVLGERLDGGIVVTDDPAETDRVEVLRGDHPVPSERGVEATRRLLDAADAAGEDDLVLAVVTGGASALLTAPAGELSLDDLQATTDGLLASGAPIGETNAVRKHLSDLKGGRLARRLAPARVATLVFSDVAGDDLSVVGSGPVVPDPSSYDDARSVLDDYGVEVPNAVHDHLERGVDGTDDDTPGTDDAAFDRVGTHLLATNRTAVDAARDVAADAGYEPLVLSTTVVGEAREAAKTHVAVAEEALTTGDPVEPPCVVLSGGECTVTVAGDGTGGPNLEFALSAAFDLPPGATLCAVDTDGRDGATDAAGAVVDAETVSDRRAAARALRENDAYPVLESRDALVETGATGTNVNDLRVLVVGSE, translated from the coding sequence ATGACCACTACTTCACCGAACGCGCGGCGGCGGCTCGCCCGCGAGTGCGTCACGGCGGGTATCGAGGCGGCCCACCCGGAGCGGGTGGTTCACGATGCCGTGACGCTCGACGGCGACACGCTCCGGATTCGGGAGACGACGTTCGACCTCGCGACCTACGACTCCGTGACGCTCCTCGGTGGCGGGAACGCCGCCTCGCAGGTCGCCGCCGCGGTCGAGGACGTGCTGGGCGAGCGGCTCGACGGGGGCATCGTGGTCACCGACGACCCCGCGGAGACCGACCGCGTCGAGGTGCTGCGGGGGGACCATCCGGTCCCGAGCGAGCGCGGTGTCGAGGCCACCCGACGGCTGCTCGACGCCGCCGATGCCGCGGGCGAGGACGACCTGGTTCTCGCGGTCGTCACCGGCGGTGCGAGCGCGCTCCTCACCGCCCCCGCGGGCGAGCTCTCGCTCGACGACCTTCAGGCGACCACCGACGGGCTCCTCGCGAGCGGCGCGCCGATCGGCGAGACTAACGCCGTCCGGAAGCACCTCTCGGACCTCAAGGGTGGACGGCTCGCCCGCCGGCTCGCACCCGCGCGGGTGGCGACGCTCGTCTTCAGCGACGTCGCCGGCGACGACCTCTCGGTCGTCGGGAGCGGCCCCGTCGTGCCGGATCCATCGAGCTACGATGACGCACGCTCGGTGCTCGACGACTACGGGGTCGAGGTGCCGAACGCGGTCCACGACCATCTGGAGCGGGGCGTCGACGGCACGGACGACGACACCCCGGGGACCGACGACGCGGCGTTCGACCGGGTTGGAACCCACCTGCTCGCGACCAACCGGACGGCGGTCGACGCCGCGAGGGACGTCGCCGCCGACGCGGGCTACGAGCCGCTCGTGCTCTCGACGACCGTTGTCGGGGAGGCCCGCGAGGCCGCGAAGACCCACGTCGCGGTCGCCGAGGAAGCCCTGACGACCGGCGACCCGGTCGAGCCACCCTGTGTGGTGCTCTCCGGCGGGGAGTGTACCGTCACCGTCGCGGGCGACGGGACCGGTGGACCGAACCTCGAGTTCGCGCTGTCGGCGGCGTTCGACCTCCCGCCCGGCGCGACGCTGTGCGCGGTCGACACCGACGGACGCGACGGCGCGACCGACGCGGCGGGTGCGGTCGTCGACGCCGAGACCGTTTCCGACCGTCGGGCCGCGGCGCGTGCGCTCCGCGAGAACGACGCCTACCCCGTCCTCGAATCCCGCGACGCGCTCGTCGAGACCGGGGCGACGGGAACGAACGTCAACGACCTGCGGGTGCTCGTCGTCGGTTCGGAATAA
- a CDS encoding PadR family transcriptional regulator, whose product MSVNDYGDTGDESMLDTPDGPRPLVDLTGFQRDILFVLISLDGSNPSGTDVKRHLRETYGEAINHGRLYQNLRDLVDDGLVEKRPVDGRTNAYRVSPAARDRLESHTAWGECCLLALETEGTGRDGG is encoded by the coding sequence ATGTCAGTGAACGACTACGGCGACACCGGCGACGAATCGATGCTCGACACCCCGGACGGCCCGCGGCCGCTCGTCGATCTCACGGGCTTCCAGCGCGACATCCTGTTCGTGCTGATCAGCCTCGACGGGTCGAACCCGAGCGGCACCGACGTCAAACGGCACCTCCGGGAGACCTACGGCGAGGCGATCAACCACGGCCGTCTCTACCAGAACCTCCGCGACCTTGTGGACGACGGTCTCGTCGAGAAGCGCCCGGTCGACGGCCGGACGAACGCCTACCGGGTGAGCCCGGCCGCGCGCGACCGGCTCGAATCCCACACCGCGTGGGGGGAGTGCTGCCTCCTCGCGCTCGAAACCGAGGGAACCGGACGTGACGGGGGATGA
- a CDS encoding permease — translation MSVTATVVDALSRIAGMTWETWWALVLGFTISGVVEVFVSEQRMTELLGGDGRREVALGSLFGAASSSCSYSAVGTAKSLFKKGASGTASLGAFMFASTDLVIELGLVLWVLLGWQFVVGEYLGGIIAIAVLVTLFRHVVPASWFEAAREHLHEVEETTCAACGMAADPTDDDTATLETTGGTRYFCCGGCRRAYESQHDDVDGDDVPWSRKLLTIDGWDAACAKTVKEWEMLWTDIALGFVLAGVIGAFVPSAWWGTLFGAEHGFASVVVATLLAVGIGVVTFMCSVGNVPFALVLWTNGLPFGSVLSFIYADLIIPPLARTYRRYYGTRMAVVLFGSLALAAVVAGIAVHYLMGGLGLIPTQSAVGGTLSGEYTTILNLVFTPVFVWQLYMTYGPERLEAAVRSLPFAVWRAGETALDAGGLLARISRAFGADLATAGRTFGDGARSVGGGVATIAGAVRLALVAVYDACAALYTAGRELR, via the coding sequence ATGTCAGTCACTGCCACCGTCGTCGACGCGTTGAGTCGCATCGCCGGGATGACCTGGGAGACGTGGTGGGCGCTCGTGCTCGGGTTCACCATCTCCGGGGTCGTCGAGGTGTTCGTGAGCGAGCAGCGGATGACCGAGCTCCTCGGCGGCGACGGCCGACGCGAGGTCGCGCTGGGTTCGCTGTTCGGCGCGGCCTCCTCGAGCTGTTCGTACTCCGCGGTCGGCACCGCGAAGTCGCTGTTCAAGAAGGGCGCGTCCGGAACCGCGAGCCTCGGCGCGTTCATGTTCGCGAGCACCGACCTCGTGATCGAACTCGGGTTAGTCCTCTGGGTGCTGCTCGGCTGGCAGTTCGTCGTCGGGGAGTACCTCGGCGGGATCATCGCCATCGCGGTCCTCGTCACGCTCTTTCGGCACGTCGTCCCGGCGAGCTGGTTCGAGGCCGCGCGCGAACACCTCCACGAGGTGGAGGAGACGACCTGTGCGGCCTGCGGGATGGCGGCCGACCCTACCGACGACGACACCGCGACCCTCGAAACCACCGGCGGAACGAGGTACTTCTGCTGTGGCGGCTGCCGGCGGGCCTACGAGAGCCAGCACGACGACGTCGACGGCGACGACGTCCCCTGGAGCCGGAAGCTCCTCACCATCGACGGCTGGGACGCCGCGTGCGCGAAGACCGTCAAGGAGTGGGAGATGCTCTGGACGGACATCGCGCTCGGGTTCGTCCTCGCGGGGGTCATCGGCGCGTTCGTTCCGAGCGCGTGGTGGGGCACGCTGTTCGGGGCCGAGCACGGTTTCGCGTCCGTCGTGGTCGCGACGCTGCTCGCGGTGGGGATCGGCGTGGTGACGTTCATGTGCTCGGTCGGGAACGTCCCCTTCGCGCTGGTGCTCTGGACCAACGGCCTCCCGTTCGGGAGCGTGCTCTCGTTCATCTACGCCGACCTCATCATCCCGCCGCTGGCGAGGACCTACCGGCGCTACTACGGAACCCGGATGGCGGTGGTGCTGTTCGGGTCGCTGGCGCTCGCGGCGGTCGTGGCGGGTATCGCGGTCCACTACCTGATGGGCGGGCTCGGATTGATCCCTACTCAGTCCGCCGTCGGCGGCACGCTGTCGGGCGAGTACACCACCATCCTGAACCTCGTGTTCACGCCGGTGTTCGTCTGGCAGCTCTACATGACCTACGGCCCCGAGCGACTGGAGGCGGCGGTGCGGTCGCTGCCGTTCGCCGTGTGGCGGGCGGGCGAGACCGCGCTCGACGCCGGGGGCCTCCTCGCCCGGATCAGCCGCGCGTTCGGTGCCGACCTCGCGACCGCGGGCCGTACCTTCGGGGACGGCGCGCGGTCGGTCGGCGGCGGCGTCGCGACCATCGCCGGCGCGGTTCGGTTGGCGCTCGTCGCCGTCTACGACGCCTGCGCCGCGCTCTACACGGCCGGGCGGGAGCTCCGGTAG
- a CDS encoding TIGR00341 family protein: protein MARKDMRLVEVITMSRSTRETVMEVLDDNDLDYTVSDRTDDPETSATVSFPVPANAVEPIQTELANLDLGADMYTVVVEPETVTSERLGPSDDRFEQVEGLGHQGISRGELHSKAADLIPDPAIYSLLTAVSAVVATGGVMLESVSVLVGAMVIAPLIGPPMATSVATVIDDQKLFVRSLKFQALGAAVAVASAVGFALVVRTTHLVPTGIDLEAVLGLSNYTASSFLLVVVALSAGFAGAISLSTSANIGLVGVMIAAAMIPPLGVVGVGIAWGRPTAVVGSMAVVLLNVLSINLAAIICLWYLGYHPRSWSELRKARSTMLRRAVVLAAAVVALVTFLAHLATGSLADLIAIVPYL, encoded by the coding sequence GTGGCGCGCAAGGACATGCGGCTCGTCGAGGTGATCACGATGTCGCGCTCGACCCGCGAGACCGTGATGGAGGTACTCGACGACAACGACCTGGACTACACCGTCTCCGACCGAACCGACGACCCGGAGACCTCCGCGACGGTCTCGTTTCCGGTGCCGGCGAACGCCGTCGAACCGATCCAGACCGAACTCGCGAACCTCGACCTCGGTGCGGACATGTACACGGTGGTCGTCGAACCCGAGACCGTCACCTCAGAGCGACTTGGGCCCTCGGACGACCGCTTCGAGCAGGTCGAGGGGCTGGGCCACCAGGGGATCTCGCGCGGCGAACTCCACTCGAAGGCCGCCGACCTGATCCCCGACCCGGCGATCTACTCGCTTCTGACGGCGGTGAGCGCGGTGGTCGCCACGGGCGGCGTGATGCTCGAATCGGTCTCCGTGCTCGTCGGCGCGATGGTGATCGCGCCGCTGATCGGCCCGCCGATGGCGACCTCCGTGGCGACCGTGATCGACGACCAGAAGCTCTTCGTCCGGAGCCTGAAGTTCCAGGCGCTCGGCGCGGCCGTCGCGGTCGCGAGCGCGGTCGGGTTCGCGCTGGTCGTCAGAACCACGCATCTCGTCCCCACCGGCATCGACCTCGAAGCGGTGCTCGGCCTCAGCAACTACACCGCGTCGAGCTTCCTGCTCGTCGTGGTGGCGCTGAGCGCGGGCTTCGCGGGCGCGATCAGCCTCTCGACCTCCGCCAACATCGGGCTGGTCGGCGTGATGATCGCCGCCGCGATGATCCCGCCGCTCGGCGTGGTCGGCGTCGGTATCGCGTGGGGTCGACCCACCGCCGTCGTCGGCTCCATGGCGGTGGTCCTCCTGAACGTGCTCTCGATCAACCTCGCGGCGATCATCTGTCTCTGGTATCTCGGCTACCACCCACGGAGCTGGTCCGAACTCCGGAAGGCCCGGAGCACGATGCTGCGCCGCGCGGTCGTGCTCGCGGCGGCGGTGGTGGCGCTGGTGACCTTCCTCGCCCACCTCGCGACCGGCAGCCTCGCGGACCTCATCGCGATAGTTCCCTACCTATGA